A region from the Panicum hallii strain FIL2 chromosome 1, PHallii_v3.1, whole genome shotgun sequence genome encodes:
- the LOC112881415 gene encoding uncharacterized protein LOC112881415, with product MDPSQMMFPMWGAPPPPPPAAMPPPSDDPAAAPKAQPFLPPPNRGWKRKNPAAAYQPPALGDLQVQNRAKARRWFKNSNNSNPNTARKYFFPKNKNKAAAPRNTTSFIIRAKRAGGIASLVSPCPVTPAVLPTPRLSPSREGLADMAQAQWGVDGYGSMKGLIRLRSSPQRANPNAAASDDDEDGNSSGSDVEEHVEMERRLDHDLSRFEMVYPGRGEDAGGYVFEDDDEYDQDAHVSRLEEENLTLKERLFLMEQEVGDMRRRLEALEARFSQCDGVVGGENAVEEAPPGNDAERVHGVSENNSSEGDAEGVHLGSEKSGGQTAAMQAAVGSEKTGEHVGVGSEETGKHDVEEQVAVPVGSEKAGKTDAEEQGALCGSEKTSKHDAEKQGALGREKTGEQEIEMTDLEKTGEHDIEMVDSALDKKMGEDNDEIRQ from the coding sequence ATGGATCCCAGCCAGATGATGTTCCCCATGtggggggcgccgccgccgccgcctcccgccgccATGCCTCCGCCCTCCGAtgaccccgccgccgcacccAAGGCGCAGCCCTTCCTACCCCCGCCCAACCGCGGCTGGAAGCGCAagaaccccgccgccgcctaccAGCCCCCGGCCCTCGGCGACCTCCAGGTGCAGAACCGGGCCAAGGCTCGCCGCTGGTTCAAGAACAGCAACAACAGCAACCCCAACACCGCCCGCAAGTACTTCTTCCCCAAGAACAAGAAcaaggccgccgcgccgcgcaacACCACCTCCTTCATCATCCGGGCCAAGCGCGCCGGCGGCATTGCCTCCCTCGTCTCTCCATGCCCTGTCACGCCCGCCGTGCTCCCCACCCCGCGCCTCTCCCCCTCCCGCGAGGGACTCGCTGACATGGCCCAGGCGCAGTGGGGTGTCGACGGCTACGGCTCCATGAAGGGCCTCATCCGCCTCCGCAGCTCCCCCCAGCGAGCCAACCCCAACGCTGCTGCATCCGACGACGATGAAGACGGCAACTCCAGCGGCAGTGACGTCGAGGAGCACGTCGAGATGGAGCGCCGCCTCGACCATGACCTCAGCCGCTTTGAGATGGTCTACCCTGGGAGAGGGGAGGATGCTGGGGGCTACGTGTTTGAGGACGACGATGAGTATGACCAGGATGCCCATGTATCTCGCCTCGAGGAGGAGAACCTGACGCTGAAGGAGAGGCTCTTCTTGATGGAGCAGGAGGTAGGTGACATGAGGCGCCGCCTGGAGGCGCTTGAGGCGCGATTTTCACAATGTGATGGCGTTGTGGGTGGTGAGAATGCAGTGGAAGAAGCTCCTCCTGGGAATGATGCAGAGAGGGTCCATGGGGTGTCAGAGAATAATAGCAGTGAGGGTGATGCAGAGGGGGTTCATCTGGGATCTGAGAAGAGCGGAGGGCAAACTGCAGCGATGCAGGCTGCTGTGGGTTCAGAGAAGACTGGTGAGCATGTTGGTGTGGGTTCGGAAGAGACTGGCAAGCACGATGTAGAGGAGCAGGTCGCTGTGCCTGTGGGTTCAGAGAAGGCTGGTAAAACCGATGCTGAGGAGCAGGGTGCTTTGTGTGGTTCGGAGAAGACCAGCAAGCACGATGCAGAGAAGCAGGGTGCTTTGGGTAGAGAGAAGACAGGCGAACAGGAGATAGAGATGACTGATTTGGAGAAGACAGGTGAACACGATATAGAGATGGTTGATTCTGCGTTGGACAAGAAGATGGGTGAGGACAATGATGAGATTAGGCAGTGA
- the LOC112881422 gene encoding metal tolerance protein C2 — protein MDTPTAKAAWNANYGVVSSGDRRLAFSRQLSSNSATPRLARSDSSIAMPMPMPIPIPAPYQGPKPSKKLLRLATASRPMRRLALLLALNVAYSATELAIGLFTGRVGLVSDAFHLTFGCGLLTFSLFAMAASRTKPDNLYTYGYKRLEVLAAFTNAVFLLFLSFSLAVEALHAFMQDESEHKHYLIVSAVTNLLVNLLGVWFFRSYARVNIVYRNAEDMNYHSVCLHVLADSIRSAGLILASWFLSLGIENAEVLCLGIVSVAVFMLVLPLFKATGNILLQIAPGNVPPSAFAKCSRQIIACEDVSEVWQGRFWELVPGQAVGSLSIRVKSGADDRAVLEYAHGLYQDLGIQDLTVQTES, from the exons atggacaCCCCCACGGCAAAGGCAGCGTGGAACGCCAACTACGGCGTCGTCAGCAGTGGCGACCGCCGCCTCGCCTTCTCCCGCCAGCTCTCCTCCAACTCCGCCACGCCGCGCCTCGCCCGCTCCGACTCCTCCATCGCCATGCCCATGCCCATGCCCATACCCATACCCGCGCCCTACCAGGGGCCCAAGCCCAGCAAGAAGCTCCTCCGCCTGGCCACGGCCAGCCGCCCCATGCGACGCCTTgcgctcctcctcgccctcaACGTCGCCTACTCCGCCACCGAGCTCGCCATCGGCCTATTCACCGGACGCGTAG GCTTAGTTTCAGATGCTTTCCACCTGACCTTTGGATGCGGCCTGCTAACTTTCTCATTGTTCGCGATGGCTGCATCTCGAACCAAGCCTGATAACCTCTACACCTATGG GTACAAAAGGTTGGAGGTTCTGGCTGCCTTTACGAATGCT GTGTTTCTATTGTTCCTGTCTTTCTCCTTGGCCGTTGAAGCATTGCATGCATTTATGCAAGATGAATCAGAGCACAA GCATTATCTCATTGTTTCTGCTGTCACCAACCTTTTGGTTAACTTACTTGGTGTTTGGTTCTTTCGGAGCTATGCTCGTGTTAACATAG TTTACAGGAATGCGGAGGATATGAATTACCACTCGGTCTGTTTGCATGTCTTGGCAGATTCGATACGGAG TGCTGGCTTGATACTAGCTTCTTGGTTTCTTTCATTGGG GATCGAGAATGCTGAAGTTCTGTGCCTGGGGATTGTCTCGGTGGCAGTTTTCATGCTTGTTTTGCCGTTGTTTAAAGCCACTGGTAATATCCTACTGCAAATTGCACCTGGCAATGTGCCACCTTCAGCATTTGCGAAGTGTTCCAGACAG ATTATTGCTTGTGAAGATGTTTCCGAAGTATGGCAAGGTCGATTTTGGGAGCTTGTACCTGGTCAGGCTGTTGGATCTCTGTCCATCAGG GTGAAGAGTGGCGCCGACGATCGGGCGGTCCTTGAATACGCGCATGGTCTCTATCAAGATTTGGGCATTCAGGATCTGACCGTCCAAACTGAGTCGTAG
- the LOC112881409 gene encoding U-box domain-containing protein 44-like, with translation MAAHDYSGDSELEDPSYQEPAFEAFMCPLTKQVMHDPVTIETGHTFEREAILKWFRECRDSGRTPTCPLTQAELRAADISPSIALRNAIDEWRARNQDKELDKAKLQLQSQSQPQDDDAAAQLPLRALGYISHMCHASTANKNLVRRQGIIPAVAAMLKSSSRRVRLKALDLLRVLVEGNDDNKEELGQGGDTIRTIIKFLSNDHVQERELAVSLLHELSKLDPICQRIGAVYGAILLLVGMGSSKSDNPAAVEKAESTLRNLERYETNVKQMAENGRLQPLITKLIHGTPQVQLAMAEYLGELALANDVKVVVAEQAGPLLVSIMKSTGSSLPAKEATLKALREISSNESSARILLQVGILPPLVKDLLSVGAGHLPMRLKEVSAAILANLVASGSLDAETAGETLLSEDVLHSLLHLISNTGPAIECKLLSVLVGLTGSPATVADVVFAIRSSGATISLVQFVEAAHREIRLESLKLLRNVSPYMGAELADALGGHLGSLLRAVYDDRSGGVTEEQAAAAGLLGDLPERDWDLTRQLQELGAFRALASKLVELRRGTIRGNRHVAPFTEGAVKVLYRVTCALGEGGGEYVEVARELGLAPLFVDLLQQQMSSGLDAVLLYSAMALENLSLQSGRLTAVPEPAPAPRGLLLMCACLGGGTPAPAPGALGTCRVHGGFCSLRESFCLAEGGCKAVERLVACLEHADARVVEAALAALSTLVGDGVANAAEGVLVVGEAEGLRPVVEVLVENRTEALQRRAVWAVERILRVEDIAEEVAADQTVASALVEAYRNGDARTRQTAERALRHLDRIPNFSSAFHHAKASRGA, from the coding sequence AGCGGCAGGACGCCGACGTGCCCCCTGACGCAGGCGGAGCTGCGCGCCGCCGACATCAGCCCCAGCATAGCCCTGCGCAACGCCATCGACGAGTGGAGGGCAAGGAACCAGGACAAGGAGCTCGACAAGGCCAAGCTGCAGCTGCAATCCCAATCCCAGCCCCAGGACGACGACGCCGCCGCCCAGCTGCCCCTGCGAGCTCTCGGCTACATCTCCCACATGTGCCACGCCAGCACCGCCAACAAGAACCTGGTGCGCAGGCAGGGCATCATACCCGCGGTCGCCGCCATGCTCAAGAGCAGCAGCAGAAGGGTCCGCCTCAAGGCTCTCGACCTCCTCCGCGTCCTCGTCGAGGGCAACGACGACAACAAGGAGGAGCTGGGGCAAGGCGGCGACACCATACGCACCATCATCAAGTTCTTGTCCAACGACCATGTCCAGGAGAGGGAGTTGGCCGTGTCGCTGCTGCACGAGCTCTCCAAGCTCGACCCCATCTGCCAGAGGATCGGAGCGGTCTACGGGGCCATTCTTCTCCTGGTCGGGATGGGGAGCAGCAAATCCGACAACCCTGCGGCCGTGGAGAAAGCCGAGAGCACCCTCAGGAACCTGGAGAGGTACGAGACCAACGTCAAGCAGATGGCCGAGAACGGCAGGCTCCAGCCTCTGATCACCAAGCTCATCCACGGCACGCCTCAGGTCCAGCTTGCCATGGCCGAGTACCTTGGCGAGCTCGCCCTGGCCAACGACGTCAAGGTCGTGGTGGCGGAGCAGGCCGGGCCGCTGCTGGTCAGCATCATGAAGTCGACGGGCAGCAGCCTGCCGGCGAAAGAGGCGACGCTCAAAGCCCTGAGGGAGATCTCGTCCAACGAGTCCAGCGCCAGGATCCTGCTCCAGGTGGGCATCCTGCCGCCGCTGGTCAAGGACCTCCTCTCCGTGGGCGCCGGCCACCTGCCCATGAGGCTCAAGGAGGTGTCGGCCGCCATCCTGGCCAACCTGGTGGCGTCCGGGTCGCTGGACGCCGAGACGGCCGGGGAGACGCTGCTGTCGGAGGATGTGCTCCACAGCCTGCTCCACCTCATCAGCAACACCGGCCCCGCCATCGAGTGCAAGCTCCTCAGCGTCCTCGTCGGGCTCACCGGCTCCCCGGCCACCGTGGCCGACGTGGTCTTCGCCATCCGCAGCTCCGGCGCCACCATCAGCCTAGTCCAGTTCGTGGAGGCCGCGCACCGGGAGATCCGCCTCGAGTCCCTCAAGCTGCTGCGCAACGTGTCGCCGTACATGGGCGCGGAGCTCGCGGACGCCCTCGGGGGCCACCTGGGCAGCCTGCTGAGGGCGGTTTACGACGACCGCAGCGGGGGCGTGACGgaggagcaggcggcggcggcggggctgctGGGCGACCTCCCCGAGAGGGACTGGGACCTGACGCGGCAGCTGCAGGAGCTGGGCGCGTTCCGGGCGCTGGCGTCCAAGCTGGTGGAGCTCCGGCGGGGCACGATCCGCGGCAACCGACACGTGGCGCCCTTCACGGAGGGCGCGGTGAAGGTGCTCTACAGGGTGACGTGCGCGCTGGGGGAAGGCGGGGGGGAGTACGTGGAGGTGGCGCGGGAGCTGGGCCTGGCGCCGCTCTTCGTCGACCTGCTGCAGCAGCAGATGAGCAGCGGCCTCGACGCCGTGCTGCTCTACTCGGCCATGGCGCTGGAGAACCTGTCGCTGCAGTCGGGGAGGCTGACGGCCGTGCCggagccggcgccggcgccgcggggccTCCTCCTCATGTGCGCGTGCCTCGGGGGAgggacgccggcgccggcgcccggggCGCTGGGCACGTGCCGCGTGCACGGCGGCTTCTGCTCGCTGCGTGAGAGCTTCTGCCTGGCGGAGGGCGGGTGCAAGGCGGTGGAGCGGCTGGTGGCGTGCCTGGAGCACGCGGACGCGCGggtggtggaggcggcgctGGCCGCGCTGTCGACGCTGGTGGGGGACGGCGTGGCGAACGCGGCGGAGGGCGTGCTGGTGGTCGGCGAGGCGGAGGGTCTGCGCCCCGTGGTGGAGGTGCTGGTGGAGAACCGGACGGAGGCGCTGCAGCGGCGGGCCGTGTGGGCGGTGGAGCGCATCCTGCGCGTCGAGGACATTgcagaggaggtggcggcggaccAGACCGTGGCGTCAGCGCTCGTCGAGGCCTACCGCAACGGCGACgcccgcacccggcagacggcGGAGCGCGCGCTCCGGCATCTCGACAGGATCCCAAACTTCTCCAGCGCCTTCCACCACGCCAAAGCCAGCAGGGGGGCATGA